Proteins encoded in a region of the Halosimplex halophilum genome:
- a CDS encoding CopG family transcriptional regulator has product MSKNKTISFRVSEDKFETLREIADERDLSLSAVFRDYVDMLVAHDGQVEVVPEHQLNESSASTSDTESFPPKVEVPKSFVREHERLELEAEHLREQLEEHKRYVTKLRQQLDEHDQEDVVQLEDLDGSEDDEEASYRLGNFEESI; this is encoded by the coding sequence ATGAGCAAGAACAAGACGATCTCCTTTCGCGTGAGCGAGGACAAGTTCGAGACGCTCCGCGAGATCGCCGACGAGCGGGATCTCTCGCTGTCGGCGGTGTTCAGGGACTACGTCGACATGCTCGTCGCCCACGACGGGCAGGTGGAGGTGGTCCCGGAACATCAGCTCAACGAGTCGAGCGCCTCGACGAGCGACACCGAGAGCTTCCCGCCGAAGGTCGAGGTGCCCAAGAGCTTCGTCCGCGAGCACGAGCGGCTCGAACTCGAGGCGGAACACCTCCGCGAGCAGCTCGAAGAGCACAAGCGCTACGTGACGAAGCTGCGCCAGCAGCTCGACGAGCACGACCAGGAGGACGTGGTCCAGCTCGAGGACCTCGACGGCAGCGAGGACGACGAGGAGGCCTCCTACCGCCTGGGCAACTTCGAAGAGTCGATCTAG
- a CDS encoding helix-turn-helix domain-containing protein — translation MALHAEYHLGCAALPLVDVAAAVPDAEIELSIGLGEGERPRFTAVVTAGPETTAAVEAEFERTPFVGESRLVVREGDTSRYTVAPGTSMAEQLGDHLDDLDDLRALYETPVQIEFIRATATGWVQAGRFADRAAFDELREFWQRNTTFRLRKLARVGDDAEGRPGSGVEADDGDGLTDAQREAIRTAHRLGYFEIPRTATLDDVAAELGISASSCSERLRRAQTHLVETHVGSEAPFAGQPP, via the coding sequence ATGGCCCTCCACGCCGAATACCACCTCGGCTGTGCGGCCCTCCCGCTGGTGGACGTGGCCGCCGCGGTACCCGACGCCGAGATCGAACTCTCGATCGGGCTGGGCGAGGGGGAGCGGCCGCGTTTCACCGCGGTCGTGACCGCCGGCCCGGAGACGACCGCGGCCGTCGAGGCCGAGTTCGAGCGCACGCCGTTCGTCGGCGAGTCCCGACTCGTCGTCCGCGAGGGCGACACCAGCCGCTACACCGTCGCGCCGGGCACGAGCATGGCCGAACAGCTCGGCGACCACCTCGACGACCTCGACGACCTGCGCGCGCTCTACGAGACGCCCGTCCAGATCGAGTTCATCCGCGCGACAGCGACGGGCTGGGTCCAGGCGGGTCGGTTCGCCGACCGCGCCGCGTTCGACGAACTCCGCGAGTTCTGGCAGCGCAACACGACCTTCCGACTGCGCAAGCTCGCCCGCGTCGGCGACGACGCCGAGGGCCGGCCCGGTTCAGGCGTCGAGGCCGACGACGGCGACGGCCTCACCGACGCACAGCGCGAGGCGATCCGGACCGCCCACCGACTGGGCTACTTCGAGATCCCGCGGACGGCGACGCTCGACGACGTGGCCGCCGAACTCGGCATCTCGGCGTCGTCGTGTTCCGAGCGACTCCGCCGCGCCCAGACCCACCTCGTCGAGACACACGTCGGATCGGAAGCGCCGTTCGCCGGGCAACCGCCCTGA
- a CDS encoding coenzyme F420-0:L-glutamate ligase — MELFAVEGIPEVRPGDDVGELVADAVDLREGDVVCVSHSIVSKAEGRGADLGEFDPGPRAERIAERIGDLAGEEKDPRFAQAVLDESAELLTEEPLMLAVTRFGHISVNAGIDRSNVPDSDLLLLPEDPSASAERIAETLDAPVVVTDTSGRPFRQGQRGVAIGWAGLPAARDWRGETDRDGRELGVTVEAVVDELAAAANLLTGEGDDGLPVVVVRGFEFGDHEPHDGLFRSPEGDYVRDALREWEYDRERLREGGDRADDDGGADDGGDTE, encoded by the coding sequence ATGGAACTGTTCGCGGTCGAGGGCATCCCGGAGGTCCGCCCCGGCGACGACGTGGGCGAGCTCGTCGCCGACGCCGTCGACCTCCGCGAGGGCGACGTGGTCTGTGTCTCCCACTCTATCGTCTCGAAGGCCGAGGGCCGGGGCGCCGACCTCGGCGAGTTCGACCCCGGACCGCGGGCCGAACGCATCGCCGAGCGCATCGGCGACCTCGCCGGCGAGGAGAAAGACCCCCGCTTCGCCCAGGCGGTCCTCGACGAGAGCGCGGAACTGCTCACCGAGGAGCCGCTCATGCTCGCGGTCACCCGGTTCGGCCACATCTCCGTCAACGCGGGTATCGACCGCTCGAACGTCCCCGACTCCGATCTGCTCCTGCTTCCCGAGGACCCCTCGGCCAGCGCCGAACGGATCGCGGAGACGCTGGACGCGCCAGTGGTCGTCACCGACACCTCGGGGCGGCCCTTCCGCCAGGGTCAACGGGGCGTCGCCATCGGCTGGGCGGGGCTGCCCGCGGCCCGCGACTGGCGCGGCGAGACCGACCGCGACGGCCGCGAACTCGGCGTCACCGTCGAGGCGGTCGTCGACGAACTCGCCGCCGCCGCCAACCTCCTGACCGGCGAGGGCGACGACGGCCTCCCCGTCGTCGTGGTCCGGGGCTTCGAGTTCGGCGACCACGAGCCCCACGACGGGCTCTTCCGCTCGCCGGAGGGCGACTACGTCCGCGACGCGCTGCGGGAGTGGGAGTACGACAGGGAGCGGTTGCGCGAGGGCGGCGACCGGGCGGACGACGACGGCGGCGCGGATGACGGAGGAGACACGGAATGA
- a CDS encoding metallophosphoesterase family protein yields MEIALVSDTHIPSRASRIPDAFRERIRAAGHVVHAGDFDSKGTLADVEDLAPELTAVAGNTDPRVGLPERATVELGGVTFVVLHGAGSKRGWEDRVAAAVREEADEPRVGVAGHTHEVFDREVGGVRLLNPGSATGAAPADRATMMTVDAADGDLDVTVHEV; encoded by the coding sequence ATGGAGATCGCCCTCGTCAGCGACACGCACATCCCCTCGCGCGCCAGCCGGATCCCCGACGCGTTCCGCGAGCGGATCCGCGCGGCCGGCCACGTCGTCCACGCCGGCGACTTCGACTCGAAGGGGACGCTCGCCGACGTGGAGGACCTGGCGCCGGAACTGACCGCCGTCGCCGGCAACACCGACCCCCGCGTCGGGCTGCCCGAACGGGCGACCGTCGAACTCGGCGGCGTCACCTTCGTCGTCCTCCACGGCGCTGGCTCCAAACGCGGCTGGGAGGACCGGGTCGCCGCCGCGGTCCGCGAGGAGGCCGACGAACCGCGGGTCGGCGTCGCCGGCCACACCCACGAGGTGTTCGACCGGGAGGTCGGCGGCGTCCGGCTCCTGAACCCCGGGAGCGCGACCGGCGCCGCGCCGGCCGACCGGGCGACGATGATGACCGTCGACGCGGCCGACGGCGACCTGGACGTGACCGTCCACGAGGTCTGA
- a CDS encoding inositol monophosphatase family protein, protein MPDDSAGADAGADSAGTPRFGAADDVDADALADTARRAVEAGGDYLREAFANGGTPADYTAKDVKAEADREAERRVLDAITDAHPDHRISAEESGDHDGDGAYRWVVDALDGTNNFAAGIPTFGVAATACDRAGPDGPENRPVATAVHVPVLDDTYVATRGGGVEYNGTPVEVTDGTTLPPEKATVGMIIGPEVVSGGAERREWDAVTDAVEEVPKRAIQTWAPVVYWGLLARGKLEGFVCYYPAEREQVAGSLLAGEAGAVARSEGPLTVFGADREIRDALFDAATSALSE, encoded by the coding sequence ATGCCCGACGACTCCGCAGGCGCCGACGCAGGTGCCGACAGCGCCGGCACTCCCCGGTTCGGTGCGGCCGACGACGTCGACGCCGACGCGCTGGCCGACACCGCCCGCCGCGCGGTCGAGGCCGGCGGCGACTACCTCCGCGAGGCCTTCGCGAACGGCGGCACGCCGGCCGACTACACGGCCAAGGACGTGAAAGCCGAGGCCGACCGGGAAGCCGAGCGGCGCGTCCTCGACGCCATCACCGACGCCCACCCCGACCACCGGATCTCGGCCGAGGAGTCCGGCGACCACGACGGCGACGGGGCGTACCGCTGGGTGGTCGACGCCCTCGACGGCACGAACAACTTCGCCGCCGGCATCCCCACGTTCGGCGTCGCCGCGACGGCCTGCGACCGGGCCGGCCCGGACGGCCCGGAGAACCGACCCGTCGCCACCGCGGTCCACGTCCCCGTCCTCGACGACACCTACGTCGCGACCCGTGGCGGCGGCGTCGAGTACAACGGGACGCCGGTCGAGGTGACCGACGGGACGACCCTCCCGCCGGAGAAGGCGACCGTCGGCATGATAATCGGCCCCGAGGTGGTCTCCGGCGGCGCCGAGCGCCGCGAGTGGGACGCTGTCACCGACGCCGTCGAGGAAGTCCCCAAGCGGGCCATCCAGACGTGGGCGCCCGTGGTCTACTGGGGGCTGCTCGCCCGCGGGAAGCTGGAGGGGTTCGTCTGTTACTACCCCGCCGAGCGCGAGCAGGTCGCCGGGTCGCTGCTCGCCGGCGAGGCCGGCGCCGTCGCGCGCTCGGAGGGGCCGCTCACCGTCTTCGGCGCCGACCGTGAGATCCGCGACGCCCTGTTCGACGCCGCGACGAGCGCGCTGTCCGAGTGA
- a CDS encoding alpha/beta fold hydrolase: MPTTRATTAADGIEVEYERHGDGRPVVLLHGGMAPREYWQPVIPHFDEYGAVVPQRQGFGTCLDDPQETGPDEVLEREVAYVRALVDDLDVRNDEPPVLLGHSFGALTAIETARALTADGESDAIEAVVAYEPAILPEAFAEHADLADRMAARLDGGDREGAMKLYVEQVVLAGEVEDLDAWLAGWPVWPDCVDLVEEVIRMNYAVEHYELPERLDADAPALVLAGTEGPDFLRESARAVHDALPSSRFVEFDGVSHSGPSEAPERTAAEVRAFLDAR, translated from the coding sequence ATGCCGACGACACGCGCAACGACCGCAGCGGACGGTATCGAGGTCGAGTACGAACGCCACGGCGACGGCCGGCCCGTCGTCCTCCTCCACGGCGGGATGGCGCCCCGCGAGTACTGGCAGCCCGTGATCCCCCACTTCGACGAATACGGTGCCGTCGTCCCCCAGCGCCAGGGTTTCGGTACCTGTCTCGACGACCCCCAGGAGACCGGCCCCGACGAGGTACTGGAGCGGGAGGTCGCGTACGTCCGCGCGCTCGTCGACGACCTCGACGTAAGGAACGACGAACCGCCGGTCCTGCTCGGCCATTCCTTCGGCGCACTCACCGCCATCGAGACCGCGCGAGCTCTCACCGCCGACGGCGAATCCGATGCCATCGAAGCCGTCGTCGCCTACGAACCCGCGATCCTCCCCGAGGCGTTCGCCGAGCACGCCGACCTGGCCGACCGAATGGCGGCCCGCCTCGACGGTGGCGACCGCGAGGGCGCGATGAAGCTGTACGTCGAGCAGGTCGTCCTCGCGGGCGAAGTCGAGGATCTGGACGCCTGGCTGGCCGGGTGGCCGGTCTGGCCCGACTGCGTCGACTTGGTCGAGGAAGTGATCCGGATGAACTACGCGGTCGAGCACTACGAACTCCCCGAGCGACTCGACGCGGACGCGCCCGCGCTCGTCCTCGCGGGGACCGAGGGACCGGACTTCCTCCGCGAGAGCGCCCGGGCGGTCCACGACGCGCTCCCGTCGAGCCGGTTCGTCGAGTTCGACGGCGTCAGCCACAGCGGCCCCTCGGAGGCGCCCGAGCGAACCGCCGCCGAGGTTCGGGCGTTCCTCGACGCCCGCTGA
- a CDS encoding DUF7091 family protein has translation MADDRIERVLRQKLRSAGRQIGEAKRAYRHARRSAEADLPHGDDGRARIVCRRYAERRAVELDPEHKPGCFDPQSQDCQGCVEDIRSGDIETW, from the coding sequence ATGGCAGACGACCGCATCGAGCGCGTCCTCCGGCAGAAGCTCCGGTCGGCGGGCCGCCAGATCGGCGAGGCCAAGCGCGCCTACAGACACGCCCGTCGCTCGGCGGAGGCCGACCTCCCCCACGGCGACGACGGGCGCGCGCGGATCGTCTGCCGCCGGTACGCCGAGCGCCGCGCGGTCGAACTCGACCCCGAGCACAAACCGGGCTGTTTCGACCCCCAGTCCCAGGACTGCCAGGGCTGCGTCGAGGACATTCGGTCCGGCGACATCGAGACGTGGTGA
- a CDS encoding replication factor A (Replication protein A protects and stabilize the intermediate ssDNA that is generated by the unwinding action of a DNA helicase at the replication fork. In addition, SSBs prevent the formation of secondary structures by single-stranded template DNA.) produces the protein MTDLRTQATEIHEQFEDQLDLSVDDVEERLDTLVNEYKVPLSEARRSVTNTYLDEAGMERDELGGGGSGNDRVQVADIDAPEEWVDIKGEVTELWEANSDAVAQVGLLGDETGTIKFTKWSKSDLPELEEGKVYDLRNVVTDEYEGRFSVKLNRTTVIEELDEEIEVGDDDVTVEGALVDIQSGSGLIKRCPEEDCTRVLQNGRCNEHGEVEGEFDLRIKGVLDDGEEVHEVLFDKEATENLTGITLEEAQEMAMDALDTSVVADEMRADLLGKYYRVTGPTFRRYVLVDEVERLSEPTDAEAVLIKARSI, from the coding sequence ATGACGGATTTGCGTACCCAGGCGACAGAGATACACGAACAGTTCGAGGACCAGCTGGACCTTTCGGTCGACGACGTGGAGGAGCGTCTCGACACGCTGGTCAACGAGTACAAGGTCCCCCTCTCGGAGGCCCGGCGGAGCGTCACCAACACCTACCTCGACGAGGCGGGGATGGAGCGCGACGAACTCGGCGGCGGCGGGTCCGGCAACGACCGGGTTCAGGTCGCCGACATCGACGCCCCCGAGGAGTGGGTCGACATCAAGGGCGAGGTCACGGAGCTGTGGGAGGCAAACTCCGACGCCGTGGCGCAGGTCGGCCTGCTCGGCGACGAGACGGGCACGATCAAGTTCACCAAGTGGTCGAAATCGGACCTGCCCGAGCTGGAGGAGGGGAAGGTCTACGACCTCCGGAACGTCGTGACCGACGAGTACGAGGGGCGGTTCTCGGTGAAGCTCAACCGTACCACGGTGATCGAGGAGCTCGACGAGGAGATCGAGGTCGGCGACGACGACGTGACCGTCGAGGGCGCCTTGGTCGACATCCAGTCCGGGTCCGGGCTGATCAAGCGCTGCCCGGAGGAGGACTGCACGCGCGTCCTCCAGAACGGTCGCTGCAACGAGCACGGCGAGGTCGAGGGCGAGTTCGACCTGCGGATCAAGGGCGTACTCGACGACGGCGAGGAGGTCCACGAGGTGCTGTTCGACAAGGAGGCCACGGAGAACCTGACCGGCATCACGCTGGAGGAGGCCCAGGAGATGGCGATGGACGCGCTCGACACGTCCGTCGTCGCCGACGAGATGCGCGCGGACCTGCTGGGGAAGTACTACCGCGTCACCGGGCCGACCTTCCGGCGGTACGTGCTGGTCGACGAGGTCGAGCGGCTCTCCGAGCCGACGGATGCAGAGGCCGTGCTGATCAAAGCGAGGTCGATATAG
- a CDS encoding haloacid dehalogenase type II, with the protein MTFDPDRASALLFDSYSTLVDVEAAERALAERVDEPEPVSDLWRARSLEYTMVANHVDAYQPFYEMNRDALQYALDATDADISADERDEILAVYHELDVFDDVREGLEALIEAGYDCYVLSNGNPEMLESLVDHADIGDLVADTISADEVETFKPHVDLYRHAAERVGEPVEQLAHVTALWFDVMGAQHAGMQGVWVDRKGDPPETFGPEPDLTIETFHDLVTALEA; encoded by the coding sequence ATGACGTTTGACCCCGACCGCGCGTCAGCGCTGCTGTTCGACTCGTACAGTACGCTCGTGGACGTGGAAGCGGCCGAGCGGGCGCTGGCGGAGCGGGTCGACGAGCCAGAGCCCGTCTCGGACCTGTGGCGGGCGCGGTCGCTGGAGTACACGATGGTCGCCAACCACGTCGACGCCTACCAGCCGTTCTACGAGATGAACCGCGACGCGCTCCAGTACGCGCTTGACGCGACGGACGCCGACATTTCCGCCGACGAGCGCGACGAGATCCTCGCCGTCTACCACGAACTCGACGTGTTCGACGACGTGCGGGAGGGCCTCGAAGCGCTCATCGAGGCGGGCTACGACTGTTACGTCCTCTCGAACGGCAATCCCGAGATGTTGGAATCGCTGGTGGACCACGCCGACATCGGGGACCTGGTCGCGGACACGATCAGCGCCGACGAAGTGGAGACGTTCAAACCACACGTCGACCTGTACCGCCACGCCGCCGAGCGCGTCGGGGAGCCGGTCGAGCAGCTGGCCCACGTCACGGCGCTGTGGTTCGACGTGATGGGCGCCCAGCACGCCGGGATGCAGGGGGTGTGGGTCGACCGGAAGGGCGACCCGCCAGAGACGTTCGGGCCGGAGCCGGACCTGACCATCGAGACGTTTCACGATCTGGTCACAGCGCTCGAAGCGTGA
- a CDS encoding 5,10-methylenetetrahydromethanopterin reductase — MRAIELTPERPVSTIAQLGATAERVGFDAAFVSHHYNNRDQFGALTAIAGETSDIDVGPGVANPYETHPVTLASRMATLDEYSGGRGVFGVGPGDASTLANLGIDPDSPLRRVLETFRVARRLWDGERVDHDGTFEAADAGLNYDAGDIPVYVGAQGPHMTRMAAKHADGVLYNGAHPRDYAWASERVAEGLDERPDDRGEFDFAAYAAVSVAEDGEAAREAARFPVAFVAGGAPPPVLERHDIDREAADEVGSAVSAGEFREAAGLVTDAMLDAFCIAGSPAEVAAEIDAVLEYADSFVAASPLGPDAERAIELLGELE; from the coding sequence ATGAGAGCGATCGAACTCACGCCGGAGCGGCCGGTCTCGACGATAGCACAGCTGGGCGCGACCGCGGAGCGGGTCGGCTTCGACGCCGCGTTCGTCAGCCACCACTACAACAACCGCGACCAGTTCGGCGCGCTCACGGCCATCGCCGGTGAGACCAGCGATATCGACGTGGGACCGGGCGTCGCCAACCCCTACGAGACCCACCCCGTGACGCTGGCCTCGCGGATGGCCACCCTCGACGAGTACAGCGGCGGCCGCGGCGTCTTCGGCGTCGGCCCCGGCGACGCCTCGACGCTCGCGAACCTCGGCATCGACCCCGACAGCCCGCTACGGCGGGTGCTGGAGACGTTCAGAGTCGCCCGGCGCCTGTGGGACGGCGAGCGCGTCGACCACGACGGCACCTTCGAGGCGGCGGACGCCGGCCTCAACTACGACGCCGGCGACATCCCGGTCTACGTCGGCGCCCAGGGGCCGCACATGACCCGCATGGCCGCCAAACACGCCGATGGGGTCCTCTACAACGGCGCCCACCCCCGCGACTACGCGTGGGCCAGCGAGCGGGTCGCCGAGGGACTGGACGAACGGCCGGACGACCGCGGTGAGTTCGACTTCGCCGCCTACGCAGCCGTCAGCGTCGCCGAGGACGGCGAGGCGGCCCGCGAGGCTGCCCGCTTCCCGGTCGCGTTCGTCGCCGGCGGGGCGCCCCCGCCGGTGCTGGAACGGCACGACATCGACCGCGAGGCCGCCGACGAGGTCGGGTCGGCGGTGTCGGCCGGCGAGTTCCGCGAGGCCGCCGGGCTGGTCACCGACGCGATGCTCGACGCCTTCTGCATCGCGGGCTCCCCGGCGGAGGTCGCGGCTGAGATCGACGCCGTGCTGGAGTACGCCGACAGCTTCGTCGCCGCGTCGCCGCTCGGCCCCGACGCCGAACGGGCTATCGAGTTGCTCGGCGAGCTGGAGTGA
- a CDS encoding NUDIX domain-containing protein produces the protein MTDERDGDTDGTPGDDLDETHVVTVFLRNDGEVLLLRRSDAVGSYTGRWGAVAGHAESDPDAAAREETREETGIDPDSETALVRRGDPFPVVDDELGRRWVVHPYLFDCEVRTVEPNEETDEFEWTAPAAILRRETVPELWTSYDRVRPTVQTVAEDAQHGSAWISLRALEVLRDEAALAVEGVGCGGASADGDGTDADGTPADWTDLVAVARALLDAHPSMAVVANRVNRAMDAASEEATPAALEAASFEGIERASAADADAAALAADRLPGRIATLSRSGTVAAAVERADPDAVLIAESRPGREGVGTAERFAEATDAAVTLTTDAALADRLAATDIGAVVVGADTVLPDGRVVNKVGTRGAAAAAAAEGIDCYVVAASDKIAAASGEDRAGTADDVDREERDPREVYDGDAPVSVENPTFDVTPPELVDAVLTERGALDADGIRAVADEHRALAGWDD, from the coding sequence ATGACCGACGAGCGCGACGGGGACACCGATGGGACTCCAGGGGACGACCTCGACGAGACCCATGTCGTGACGGTGTTCCTCCGCAACGACGGGGAGGTGTTGCTCCTGCGCCGGAGCGACGCGGTCGGCTCCTACACCGGGCGGTGGGGCGCCGTGGCGGGTCACGCCGAGAGCGACCCCGACGCCGCCGCCCGCGAGGAGACCCGCGAGGAGACGGGTATCGACCCCGACAGCGAGACCGCGCTGGTCCGGCGGGGCGACCCCTTCCCGGTCGTCGACGACGAACTCGGTCGCCGGTGGGTCGTCCACCCCTATCTGTTCGACTGCGAGGTGCGGACCGTCGAACCGAACGAGGAGACCGACGAGTTCGAGTGGACGGCGCCGGCGGCGATCCTGCGACGCGAAACGGTGCCCGAACTCTGGACATCCTACGACCGGGTGCGGCCGACGGTCCAGACTGTCGCCGAAGACGCCCAGCACGGGTCGGCCTGGATATCGCTGCGCGCGCTGGAAGTTCTGCGGGACGAGGCCGCGCTGGCGGTCGAAGGAGTGGGCTGTGGTGGGGCGAGCGCGGACGGTGACGGTACGGACGCCGACGGTACCCCCGCGGACTGGACGGACCTCGTCGCCGTCGCCCGCGCCCTGCTGGACGCCCACCCGTCGATGGCCGTCGTCGCCAACCGCGTCAACCGGGCGATGGACGCGGCGAGCGAGGAAGCCACCCCGGCCGCACTCGAAGCTGCTTCCTTCGAAGGTATCGAACGCGCGAGCGCCGCTGACGCCGACGCCGCCGCCCTCGCGGCGGACCGGCTCCCCGGTCGGATCGCCACCCTCTCGCGGTCGGGGACGGTCGCGGCGGCGGTCGAGCGGGCCGACCCGGACGCGGTGCTGATCGCCGAGTCCCGACCGGGCCGGGAGGGCGTCGGGACCGCCGAGCGATTCGCCGAAGCGACCGACGCCGCGGTGACGCTGACGACCGACGCGGCGCTGGCCGACCGGCTGGCGGCGACGGATATCGGCGCGGTCGTCGTCGGCGCCGACACGGTGCTGCCGGACGGACGGGTCGTCAACAAGGTCGGGACCCGGGGCGCGGCCGCCGCGGCGGCCGCCGAGGGGATCGACTGCTACGTCGTCGCCGCGAGCGACAAGATTGCGGCCGCGAGCGGTGAGGACCGGGCAGGGACGGCCGACGACGTGGACCGCGAGGAGCGCGACCCCCGCGAGGTGTACGACGGCGACGCTCCCGTGAGTGTTGAGAACCCGACCTTCGACGTGACCCCGCCGGAACTGGTCGACGCGGTCCTGACCGAGCGCGGCGCGCTGGACGCCGACGGGATCCGCGCCGTCGCCGACGAACACCGCGCGCTGGCCGGGTGGGACGACTAG
- a CDS encoding MarR family transcriptional regulator translates to MPISTDRFEQLGADGEEDGPTPGTNAAAILAFLRDNPDKAYTQSEIADATDVKAGSVGPTLVRLRERGRVDHRGHYWRVSDHERSVDAAADQSAAALASREGDDETPEMAAWRDHAVDPRERRDE, encoded by the coding sequence ATGCCGATCAGCACGGATCGATTCGAGCAACTGGGGGCCGACGGGGAGGAAGACGGCCCGACGCCGGGGACGAACGCGGCGGCGATCCTCGCCTTTCTCCGGGACAATCCGGACAAGGCGTACACACAGAGCGAGATCGCGGACGCGACGGACGTGAAAGCGGGCTCGGTCGGCCCGACGCTCGTCCGGTTGCGCGAGCGGGGCCGCGTCGACCACCGCGGGCACTACTGGCGCGTCAGCGACCACGAGCGGAGCGTGGACGCGGCGGCCGACCAGTCCGCCGCCGCGCTCGCGAGCCGCGAGGGCGACGACGAGACCCCGGAGATGGCGGCCTGGCGGGACCACGCGGTCGACCCGCGCGAACGTCGCGATGAGTGA
- a CDS encoding DUF5814 domain-containing protein produces MAITDKIYVKNHQQIASQLETSFPKGAFKGATLDILYQGENLAKLDDATQDRVLDFAQDFMDCDCEANPHCGHPEEKFVRYLLDLRAQGMGPDAIVDVMGDDYMLYAYPGDVLSFLDGAVRTLEAVETLADVDGRSDFASDARRKREELL; encoded by the coding sequence GTGGCCATCACGGACAAGATCTACGTCAAGAACCACCAGCAGATCGCCTCCCAGCTAGAGACATCCTTCCCGAAGGGGGCGTTCAAGGGGGCGACGCTGGACATCCTCTACCAGGGGGAGAACCTCGCGAAGCTCGACGACGCCACCCAGGACCGGGTGCTCGACTTCGCCCAGGACTTCATGGACTGCGACTGCGAGGCCAATCCCCACTGCGGCCACCCCGAGGAGAAGTTCGTCCGGTATCTCCTCGACCTCCGCGCCCAGGGGATGGGGCCCGACGCCATCGTCGACGTGATGGGCGACGACTACATGCTGTACGCCTACCCCGGCGACGTGCTTTCGTTCCTCGACGGCGCCGTCCGCACGCTCGAAGCCGTCGAGACGCTCGCCGACGTGGACGGCCGCTCCGACTTCGCGAGCGACGCGCGGCGGAAGCGCGAGGAACTGCTGTAG
- a CDS encoding RPA family protein: MATTPTREVARRVFAGEFNDATYTFKESDDERAPVYLLLPTGERANRVFLVGTLMETEDVGDDSEYWQGQVIDPNGDRYYMYAGQYQPDAASMLRELEPPAYVSVVGKPRTYETDDGEVNVSIRPESITEVDAATRDRWVVETAERTLERIRRYEDETGEDGDGAAVDEYVAMAAEEYDLPIENYRRQVVEALESLEDEEAVAAEAGDA; encoded by the coding sequence ATGGCGACGACACCCACCCGCGAGGTCGCCCGCCGCGTGTTCGCGGGCGAGTTCAACGACGCGACGTACACGTTCAAGGAGAGCGACGACGAGCGGGCGCCGGTCTACCTGCTGCTCCCGACGGGCGAGCGGGCCAACCGCGTGTTCCTCGTCGGGACGCTCATGGAGACCGAGGACGTGGGCGACGACAGCGAGTACTGGCAGGGGCAGGTCATCGACCCCAACGGCGACCGCTACTACATGTACGCGGGCCAGTACCAGCCCGACGCGGCCTCGATGCTGCGGGAGCTGGAGCCGCCGGCCTACGTCTCGGTCGTCGGCAAGCCCCGCACCTACGAGACCGACGACGGCGAGGTGAACGTCTCCATCCGGCCGGAGTCGATCACCGAGGTCGACGCCGCGACCCGGGATCGGTGGGTCGTCGAGACGGCCGAGCGCACGCTCGAACGGATCCGCCGCTACGAGGACGAGACCGGCGAGGACGGCGACGGCGCCGCCGTCGACGAGTACGTCGCGATGGCCGCCGAGGAGTACGACCTCCCGATCGAGAACTACCGCCGGCAGGTCGTCGAGGCCCTGGAGAGCCTCGAAGACGAGGAGGCCGTCGCCGCCGAAGCCGGCGACGCCTGA